The DNA sequence CAGGGAACAAAATAAGGGTTGCCACGAATTTCAACAATTAACACGAATTATAATAGTCGTCAAACTTTAAAAATTCGCGTCAATTCGCGGTAAAAAACTATTTTGAAGTGTTTTAAGAAAAACATAATTTTTTCGCATAGGCTTACGTGATTTATTTGGAGTGAAACGTCTTTTTTAGGTTTTGTTGACTATGTCTCTATGTGGTGAAATTAATTGCATTCAAAAGGTATGACATATATCATTTTTTGCGAGCCTCTAAATTGATAACTTTGACTAATCAAATTGCAACAATTATAAGCGCATAAATACTGCTTATCAATTAATCTAGCAAGTAATAATATTGTTGTCTGTATTTTGAATGGAGTCACCGAAAAGCCATAAGAGTAGGGTAATTTAAATGATTAAGATTATGAAAACTACAAAGTTTTTTGCGATAATTATGTTATTGGTTACGATTGCAGGTTTTGCTCAAAATGGAAGCAAAAAGTTAGATAAAATAATAAAACGTGACTACCAGATTATTGAATGTACTATTGCAAAAATGTCTGATAAAACGGTAGAATATTCTTTACCGGGTGAGACGTTGCAAATTTCACTGGATATCTCCCAAATTGCCAGAATTGATTTTGCCAGTGGTCGTTCTCAGACCTTTGATGTTTCTACAACCAGTAATGTGGTAAGTAGCACTAATACAAACAGCAACTCAAATCAAACGCTAGCCAGTGCCGATATGAAGCCCAATACTATTGCGGTATTGCCCGTTCCTTATGTAAATGCGGACAATCTGCAAAGTTCTGAGGAGATGTCTAAATTTGCTCAAAACGATCTTTATAACAAATTATTAGATAAGTCTTCTAATATTTTCCCGCTTACGGTTCAGGATTTGCGAACAACAAACAGTTTGTTGCACAAAGCCGGAATTGATTATAAAAACATTGACGAAACTCCGATTGAAGACCTTCAAAAAATTCTTGGTGTTGACAACATCGTGGCTGCCAAAATTTCTTTTACAACGGCCGAAAGCGCAACATCAGTAGCCTATAATAGTGGGAATGCTAAAATTAGCGATAACAATAAAAAGGTAAAAACAAGCGATATTGGGACAACCAGTACCAATACCCAGACGTATTACTACTACACAGTATATTTTGATATGTACAAAAACAACACAAAAATATATTCTCAAACCAGAAAACCTTTGTTCAGTATAAAAGACAGTTGGATCGATTCTGTTTCGTATTTATTGAAAAGAAGTCCGATTTATACCAAAAAATAATGGCGAGTTCGCTGTAAAAACAAGGAATAAAGTAAAATAATTTAGTCAAATCTTTGTACCTATGCACCTTTGAATCTTAGTAACTAAAAATAAAAAATGTTCCATTTATTAGACCTGATCGGTACGATGGCCTTTGCGATGTCCGGCGCTTTAACAGCAATGCATAAAAAATTAGACCCGTTTGGGGTTTTTATTATTGCTTTTGTTACAGCCGTTGGAGGAGGAACCCTGCGTGATGTTTTAATAGGCAGAACGCCGGTTGGATGGATGAAAGATCTGCAATATGTTTACGTTATTACTTTCGGGTTTTTTCTGGCCATTCTTTTCAGAAAAAAGTTTGACAGACTACGAACTTCTTTGTTTCTTTTTGATACCATCGGGTTGGGCGTTTTTACCTTAATTGGATTAGAAAAAGGAATTTCAATTGGTTTACATCCCATAATTTGTATTGCTCTTGGCACCATGACGGCTTGTTTTGGAGGTGTTATTCGTGATATTTTATGTACGGAGATTCCAACAATCTTCAGAAGAGAAATTTATGCTACGATCTGTATTTTAGGAGGAGCCGTTTTCTTTATACTAAAAAAAATGAATCTGGAGGATGATCTTTTGTATTTGATAACTTCTTTGGTAATCATTATAGTGAGGCTGATGGCGGTAAAATACAAATGGTATCTGAAAGCATTTGATCACAAATAGTTAAATCAGGGATGACGAAATATACGGTAAAAAAATACGATCAAAATGATTTTGCAATTTGGAATGACTTCCTTGCGAAGGCCAAAAATGCAACTTTTTTATTTCATCGTAATTTTATGCAGTATCATCAGGATCGTTTTGAAGATTTTTCGCTTCTTGTTTTTAAAAATGAAAAATTAATAGCGGTTTTACCGGCTAATAAAGAAGGTGATTTGGTGTATTCGCATCAGGGACTTACCTACGGAGGCTTGGTTTATAAGGATCAGACCAAGTTGAGCACAGTGCTTGCTGTTTTTCAGTCTGTTCTGTTTTTTTTGAATGAAAGTGGAATTCAAAAAATAATTGTTAAAACGCTTCCTTCAATTTATCATTTAAAACCCGCCGAAGAAATTTTATATGTTTTGTTTGTAGCTCAAGGGAAGTTGATCCGTCGGGATTCCCTTTCTGTTATTGATTTGTCGCAAAAAAATACGGTTTCAAAAATTAGAAAAAGAGGTTTTCAAAAAGCAGTTTCAAATCAGTTGCATATCAAAGAAGAAAATGATTTTGAATTGTTCTGGAATGAAATTCTGATTCCCAATCTGGATAAAAAACACAAGGCAATACCGGTTCATTCCTTAGAAGAAATTAGTCGGTTAAAGGTACTTTTTCCCGATAATATTCGTCAGTTTAACGTTTATTTTGAAGACAAAATCGTAGGGGGAACAACTGTTTTTGAAACAGAAACAGTAGCACACTGCCAGTATATTTCGAAGTTGGAACAAGACGATCGTTTAGGAAGTTTAGATTTTTTATATCAACATCTTATTCAGGAAAGATATGCCAAAAAGCGTTTTTTTGACTTTGGGATTTCTAATGAAAATCAGGGCAAAAAACTAAATGAAGGATTGTCCTATTGGAAGGAAAGCTTCGGAGCCAGCACTATAATTCACGATTTTTACGAAGTTGAAACTTCCAATTATAGCTTACTAAATAACGTTTTGATATGATTTCTTTTTTAGATCTGAAAAAAATAAACGAGCCGTACGAAGCTGCTTTTCAGGAAAAACTGAAATCGGTTTTGCATAACGGCTGGTATATATTAGGGAAAGAAACCGAGACATTTGAAAAGGCTTTTGCTAAATATTGTAATGCTGAATATTGTATTGGAGTGGGGAATGGTCTGGATGCTTTGACATTGATTTTTAAAGCCTATATTCAATTAGGGAAACTCCGAAAAGGAGACGAAGTTATTGTTCCTGCCAATACCTATATTGCGAGTATTTTAGCCATTTTGCAAGCCGATTTGGTTCCGGTTTTAGTCGAACCCAAATTAGAGACCTATACGCTAAATCCGGATTTAATTTCGGAAAAAATCACTTCAAAAACGAAAGCCATTTTAGCAGTTCATTTGTATGGTCAATTGGCAGAAATGGATCAGATCAATGCCATTGCAAGAGAGAATAATTTGTTAATTATTGAAGATGCAGCACAGTCTCACGGGGCAGGAAAAAGTTTAAAGTTTAAAGTCGAAAGTCAAAAGACTCGAAACAACAATCTACAATCAGCAGTCGCCTACAGCTTTTATCCGGGGAAAAATTTGGGAGCTTTAGGCGATGGTGGAGCTATTACAACAAATGACCCCAAATTGGCAAAAGTGCTGTTTTCACTACGCAATTACGGTTCTGAAAAAAAATATTATAATGAATTTATTGGTGTAAATTCGAGATTAGACGAATTGCAAGCTGCTTTTTTGAACTTAAAACTGCCCAATTTAGATCTTGATAATGATAAACGTCGTGTCATTGCAAAACGGTATTTGGCAGAAATTAAAAACGATAAAATAATACTTCCTGTTTGGGATTTGTCGAAAAATCATGTGTTTCATTTATTTGTTGTTCGAACAAGAAATAGAGAAGATTTGCAAGAATATTTAGTACGAAACAATATTCAGACGGTTATTCATTATCCAATTCCGCCACATCAACAGCATGCATTCCCGAATTGGAATCAGTTATCGTTTCCGATTACGGAGAAAATTCATGATGAAGTTTTGAGTTTGCCAATGAGCCCGGTCTTGACGGATTCAGAAGTAGATTTTATTGTTGAGATTTTAAATAAGTATTAATTTTGATTGGATAAAAATGGCACAATTAAAATTATTTATTAAAAAGTTCGTACCTGAAATACTATGGATTTCGTTAATCAGGATTTATAATTTCACCAAATTAAGAGCTGCTTTTGATTGGTATGAAATCAAACAAGCACCTAAAAAGCACCGAAAAGCACTTCAGCTTGTGAGAGGAAAAGAAAAAGTAAAAGTTGCTTTCTTTTTGACTCATGAATCAGTTTGGAAATATGATGTTCTTTTTGATTTAATGCTAAAACATCCAAAATTTGAACCATTTCTATTCGTTTGTCCTGTGGTAGATTATGGCGTGGAAAACATGCAGTTTGAAATGGATAAAACATTCAGAGCTTTTAAAAATAAAGGCTATGATGTTATTAAAACCTATGATAATGAAGCAAAAAAGTACTTGGATATAAAAAAAAGTTTCGAACCGGACCTTGTGTTTTATACCAATCCGTACGAAGGATTGCAGGATTATCGGTATTACATAAAACAGTTTTCAAGAACCTTAACTTGTTATGTACCTTATGCTGTTATGACAGTTAATTTTGAATTTATTTATAATTTAAATTTTCATAATCTTGTTTGGAAAATTTTTGCCGAAACTCCACTTCATAAAGAAATCGCATTGCAAAAACAAAAAAATAAAGGAAGGAATACTATTGTAACAGGCTATCCGGGATTCGATCCGTTATTAATCAATAAAAATCTAAATCATACAGTTTGGAAAAATAAAAATTTAGCGCTGAAAAAGATTATATGGGCACCACATCATTCAATGACTGAGTTGAATAGAGTAGCAAATTTTTTAGAATACCATGACTTTTTTTTAGAATTGGCTGAAAAGTATAAGGATAAGGTACAAATTGCATTTAAACCACACCATCTGTTAAGAGTTAAATTAGAACAAGACGTTAATTGGGGCAAAGAAAAAACAGACAACTATTATAATAAATGGTCAAGCTTAGAGAATGGCCAATTTGACAATGGTGATTATATAGCTCTTTTTTTAACTTCAGATGCATTGATTCACGATTGCGGTTCATTTATGGGGGAATATCTGATCACAGGAAAGCCTTCCCTTTTTATGGTCAGAGAGGAATCGGTTATGGAATACTGGAATGTTTTTGGGGAGAAAGCAGTAGCAGCGCATTATCAGTCCAGAAATAAAAAACAGGTAGTCGATTTTATTGAAAAAGTGGTATTGAATGAAAAGGATTGGATGAAAGAAGAACGTGATAATTTTGTTCAGAATATTTTAATTCCAAAAAATAGAAAGACTGCTTCTGAAAACATATTGGAGTATTTAGAGCGTCAAATCTTTTCGTAATTTAAAACTGTATTTTTACTTTTTTTAAAACAAGTAATAATGAGGATAAAAGTCATAATTGGATTGAAAAAAGTTAAATACAACTAAATTTTAATTGTCTTAAATGCAAAATACTTCTATAAAATTAGCCGCAACAAAAGGAATTTTTTGGTCAGCGGTGGATAAATTTGCTGTTCAATTCGGACAATTTATAGCGAGTATCATACTTGCCAGAATTTTGGTTCCCGAAGATTTTGGTTTAATAGGCATGTTAACCATTTTTATAGCTTTATCACAAACTTTTATTGAAAGTGGATTGAACATCGGACTAATTCAACGCCAAGACAGGGAAGAGGTTGATTTTTCGACCCTATTTGTTTTCAATTTGGCTGTAAGTAGTTTTTTTTATTTGCTGTTATTTCTATCAGCACCATTTATCGCCTCTTTTTTTGAACAACCTCAATTAACGAATCTAGCGAGAATGTTGAGTTTAAGTCTGCTTATAAATGCTTTTGCAATCGTTCAACGAACGAAACTAACAATTGCAGTTGATTTCAAATCTATAGCAAAAAGTAATATAATCGGAATGCTTTCAGGAGGCGTATGTGGAGTGCTGGCTGCTATAAATGGATATGAAGTCTGGTCTTTGGTTGTTCAAATACTGGTTGGTTCTTTTGCTTCGTCTGTGTCTTTATGGTTTTTTAGTAATTGGGTTCCTTCTATTGCTTTTTCAAGAAAATCATTTAAATCATTATTTGGGTATGGTTCAAAATTACTAGCAGCTGGTTTGTATGCTCAAATTTTAAATAATGTATATACAATTTGTTTAGGGAAATTTTACTCAACGGTTTCATTAGGGTATTACACCAGAGCAAAGAGTTTTGCTGATATAGCGGCAGGTACAATTACAAGTATTCTGCAACAGGCCACATTTCCAATTCTTACTATAGTACAACATGATAAAGAGAAATTGGTTTCTATTTACAGCAGAATGATTCGAATGTCTGCTTTTGTGATTATCCCACTAATGACGCTCATCGCGCTGTTGGCCAAACCGATCGTTGTAATAGTTCTTACCGAAAAATGGATTTCTTTAATTCCACTTTTGCAATGGATTGTTTTTTCACGTGTTTTTCTTCCTATGAGTGCCATAAATTTAAATTTACTAAAGGCAATCGGACGTTCTGATTTGTTTCTAAAGGTAGATTTGTCTAAGCTGCCTTTCACAGTATTAGCTATGATTATTACCATTCCTCTTGGTGTAAAAGCCATAGTAATCGGGCATGTTGTTACATCGGCTTTGTTTTTTGTCTTCAATGCTTACTTGCCAGGAAAATTGTATGGCTATGGAGCAATTAGGCAAATAAAAGACACGCTGCCTTTTATTGTTGCTACGATAGGAATGTCGATTTTAGTATATAGTATGATTTACTTTATAGAGAATTTGGTCTTACAATTATTTTTAGGTGCTATTCTTGGGCCGATAACCTATTTGTTTATTTGTTGGTTATTGAAATTAGAGGAGCTTAAAGAGGTTTGGCAATTGTTTTTGAAGGCATTTCGCTAATTCTGAGATATTGGTTTTTGTTAAAAGACTAACCGTCTTCTTAAATATTATTTTAATGTTACTCTTTCTCCTTTTTTATTCTTTTCAAGGTTGCTTTTTTTTTTCTACTTCAAAAGCTAAAGCGTTGTAATGGTTCAGGCCTTTACTAATTTTATTTATCTGATTATACTGTGTATTTATTATAGGAAATAGGTAATTTTTTTGTAGGATATATCTTTAATTTGTTTATTTTTGTAGAAAAAATCTTGTAAATAATAATTTATGAAAAAGTTAGTCTTACTGCTGGTGATATTTTTACGAGCAATGTTTTCTTTTGGTCAAACGGGCACAGTCACTTCAGTTGGTGCATTAACTATTGGTACCGACGGTACAAATGTAACCTCTACTGTCGTAAACAGTACCACAATTCCTATAATAACTTTGAATATTCCATACGCTAGTTCAACAGCTACGGGATTAGTTACAACAGGAAATCAAATATTTGCAGGACAAAAAACATTTGCAAAAAGTATTACTTCAGATCCAGTAGCAGTATCTACAACTAACACCGAGTTTTATCGCATTGCAATAAGTGGAAAAACTGTTGCCGCTGGGAAGTTTTTTGAATTATTTAAAGGATGGGGTACTGTAACGGGATCAACTTCAAGCGGTATTACAGATGTTGGATTAAGAATATCAAATGATATTTCCGGAATGCCATACCCTTCTTTGAGTTTAGGTAGAGATAACAAACAAAACATTTGGCTTTGTTCTATTCCCGCAGCATTAATTGATGGTATTTCACAAATTAACAGCAGATTGCAAATTGGATATGATCAATGGACTCCTGATACCTCTAATACCAATACCCTTTCCGTAAATGGTACGGGCTATTTTGCTTCAAACATAGGTATCGGAACAACCAATTTTGTTGATGGAGGAGATATGTATCGTCTTTCAGTAAAAGGAAAAATCAGAGCCGAGGAAATAAAAGTATACAATACTTGGGCAGATTATGTTTTTAACCCGTCTTATAAATTACCTGCTTTAAGTGAAATTGAAGCTTTTATTGCTAAGAATGGCCACTTACCCAATGTGCCATCTGCTAAAGAGATCACAGAGAATGGTTTACAATTAGGTGAGATGGCAAGAATTCAACAGGAAAAAATCGAAGAACTTACTCTTTACCTGATTCAGCAAAACAAGGAAATTGAGGAATTAAAACTACAAGTTAAAGCATTATTAACTATTAAAAAATAATGTGTTCTTTTTTAATAAATATAATTGTTTAAAGTATGAAATACTATATAACCTTATTGGTATTAGGTTTTTCGTTATTGTCTAAAGCGCAAACAAAAATTAAGTTTAGCTATGATGATGCAGGAAACCAAATAAGCAGAATTTTATGCATTAATTGTACCTCAAAATCTGTAAAAGAAGTTAAAGCTATTGTTGAAGACGATTTAGAAAAGTTTTCAAAAGAAGATGTGATTTCTTATTATCCGAATCCTGTAAAAGAAGAACTCTATCTTCAGTGGGAGCTTGCCCAAGATAATTATGTAAAATTTGTACAGGTTTATTCTATGACAGGACAAGTTTTAAGAAACTATCAAACAAATG is a window from the Flavobacterium cupriresistens genome containing:
- a CDS encoding trimeric intracellular cation channel family protein, encoding MFHLLDLIGTMAFAMSGALTAMHKKLDPFGVFIIAFVTAVGGGTLRDVLIGRTPVGWMKDLQYVYVITFGFFLAILFRKKFDRLRTSLFLFDTIGLGVFTLIGLEKGISIGLHPIICIALGTMTACFGGVIRDILCTEIPTIFRREIYATICILGGAVFFILKKMNLEDDLLYLITSLVIIIVRLMAVKYKWYLKAFDHK
- a CDS encoding GNAT family N-acetyltransferase; translation: MTKYTVKKYDQNDFAIWNDFLAKAKNATFLFHRNFMQYHQDRFEDFSLLVFKNEKLIAVLPANKEGDLVYSHQGLTYGGLVYKDQTKLSTVLAVFQSVLFFLNESGIQKIIVKTLPSIYHLKPAEEILYVLFVAQGKLIRRDSLSVIDLSQKNTVSKIRKRGFQKAVSNQLHIKEENDFELFWNEILIPNLDKKHKAIPVHSLEEISRLKVLFPDNIRQFNVYFEDKIVGGTTVFETETVAHCQYISKLEQDDRLGSLDFLYQHLIQERYAKKRFFDFGISNENQGKKLNEGLSYWKESFGASTIIHDFYEVETSNYSLLNNVLI
- a CDS encoding DegT/DnrJ/EryC1/StrS family aminotransferase is translated as MISFLDLKKINEPYEAAFQEKLKSVLHNGWYILGKETETFEKAFAKYCNAEYCIGVGNGLDALTLIFKAYIQLGKLRKGDEVIVPANTYIASILAILQADLVPVLVEPKLETYTLNPDLISEKITSKTKAILAVHLYGQLAEMDQINAIARENNLLIIEDAAQSHGAGKSLKFKVESQKTRNNNLQSAVAYSFYPGKNLGALGDGGAITTNDPKLAKVLFSLRNYGSEKKYYNEFIGVNSRLDELQAAFLNLKLPNLDLDNDKRRVIAKRYLAEIKNDKIILPVWDLSKNHVFHLFVVRTRNREDLQEYLVRNNIQTVIHYPIPPHQQHAFPNWNQLSFPITEKIHDEVLSLPMSPVLTDSEVDFIVEILNKY
- a CDS encoding CDP-glycerol glycerophosphotransferase family protein yields the protein MAQLKLFIKKFVPEILWISLIRIYNFTKLRAAFDWYEIKQAPKKHRKALQLVRGKEKVKVAFFLTHESVWKYDVLFDLMLKHPKFEPFLFVCPVVDYGVENMQFEMDKTFRAFKNKGYDVIKTYDNEAKKYLDIKKSFEPDLVFYTNPYEGLQDYRYYIKQFSRTLTCYVPYAVMTVNFEFIYNLNFHNLVWKIFAETPLHKEIALQKQKNKGRNTIVTGYPGFDPLLINKNLNHTVWKNKNLALKKIIWAPHHSMTELNRVANFLEYHDFFLELAEKYKDKVQIAFKPHHLLRVKLEQDVNWGKEKTDNYYNKWSSLENGQFDNGDYIALFLTSDALIHDCGSFMGEYLITGKPSLFMVREESVMEYWNVFGEKAVAAHYQSRNKKQVVDFIEKVVLNEKDWMKEERDNFVQNILIPKNRKTASENILEYLERQIFS
- a CDS encoding lipopolysaccharide biosynthesis protein translates to MQNTSIKLAATKGIFWSAVDKFAVQFGQFIASIILARILVPEDFGLIGMLTIFIALSQTFIESGLNIGLIQRQDREEVDFSTLFVFNLAVSSFFYLLLFLSAPFIASFFEQPQLTNLARMLSLSLLINAFAIVQRTKLTIAVDFKSIAKSNIIGMLSGGVCGVLAAINGYEVWSLVVQILVGSFASSVSLWFFSNWVPSIAFSRKSFKSLFGYGSKLLAAGLYAQILNNVYTICLGKFYSTVSLGYYTRAKSFADIAAGTITSILQQATFPILTIVQHDKEKLVSIYSRMIRMSAFVIIPLMTLIALLAKPIVVIVLTEKWISLIPLLQWIVFSRVFLPMSAINLNLLKAIGRSDLFLKVDLSKLPFTVLAMIITIPLGVKAIVIGHVVTSALFFVFNAYLPGKLYGYGAIRQIKDTLPFIVATIGMSILVYSMIYFIENLVLQLFLGAILGPITYLFICWLLKLEELKEVWQLFLKAFR
- a CDS encoding T9SS type A sorting domain-containing protein is translated as MKYYITLLVLGFSLLSKAQTKIKFSYDDAGNQISRILCINCTSKSVKEVKAIVEDDLEKFSKEDVISYYPNPVKEELYLQWELAQDNYVKFVQVYSMTGQVLRNYQTNETTKNLIISFQSFPSGVYIVLLSYKAGEDKSIKIVKQ